One region of Streptomyces sp. NBC_00442 genomic DNA includes:
- a CDS encoding EF-hand domain-containing protein: protein MADIEEARKAFAKLDVDGDGRVTASEYKAVMAQLGDYHVTETVAQAIIKAKDANGDGKLSFEEFWASLNK from the coding sequence GTGGCGGACATCGAAGAGGCGCGCAAGGCGTTCGCGAAGCTCGACGTCGACGGCGACGGACGCGTCACCGCGAGCGAGTACAAGGCGGTCATGGCGCAGCTGGGCGACTACCACGTCACCGAGACCGTGGCCCAGGCCATCATCAAGGCCAAGGACGCCAACGGCGACGGCAAGCTCTCCTTCGAGGAGTTCTGGGCCTCGCTGAACAAGTGA
- a CDS encoding NADPH-dependent F420 reductase, whose translation MPERANALSPEGQLMKIGIIGAGNIGGNLTRRLTALGHQVSVANSRGPHTLSALAEETGATAVTVADAADGAQVVVVTVPLKNVPDLPGGLFDKAADGFAVIDTGNYYPKERDGRIDAIEDGLPESRWTEHHIGHPVIKVFNGTYAQDLLDRPRPQGDPERIAVPVAGDDAAAKKLVRELVDELGFDTVDAGGIDDSWRQQPATPVYGLRGGVAEITEALAAAPEERPAAHRF comes from the coding sequence TTGCCGGAGCGTGCCAACGCACTCTCTCCGGAAGGCCAGCTCATGAAGATCGGCATCATCGGCGCGGGCAACATCGGCGGCAACCTGACCCGCCGCCTCACCGCGCTCGGCCACCAGGTGTCCGTCGCCAACTCCCGCGGCCCGCACACCCTTTCCGCCCTCGCCGAGGAGACCGGCGCCACGGCGGTCACCGTCGCGGACGCGGCCGACGGCGCACAGGTCGTCGTGGTCACCGTCCCGCTGAAGAACGTGCCCGACCTGCCCGGCGGCCTGTTCGACAAGGCGGCCGACGGCTTCGCCGTCATCGACACCGGGAACTACTACCCCAAGGAGCGCGACGGCCGGATCGACGCGATCGAGGACGGCCTCCCCGAGAGCCGCTGGACCGAGCATCACATCGGCCACCCGGTCATCAAGGTCTTCAACGGCACGTACGCGCAGGACCTGCTGGACCGCCCCCGCCCCCAGGGCGACCCCGAGCGGATCGCCGTACCGGTGGCGGGCGACGACGCGGCCGCGAAGAAGCTGGTGCGCGAACTCGTCGACGAGCTGGGCTTCGACACCGTCGACGCCGGCGGCATCGACGACTCCTGGCGCCAGCAGCCCGCGACCCCCGTCTACGGCCTGCGCGGCGGAGTCGCGGAGATCACCGAGGCCCTGGCGGCCGCCCCCGAGGAGCGGCCCGCCGCACATCGTTTCTGA
- a CDS encoding L-serine ammonia-lyase, with the protein MAISVFDLFSIGIGPSSSHTVGPMRAARMFAARLKNEGLIAHTTRIRAELYGSLGATGHGHGTPKAVLLGLEGDSPRTVDVESADARVEQIKESGRLNVLGMHEIDFAYDDDLVLHRRKALPYHANGMTVFAYDVDGGLLLEKTYYSVGGGFVVDEDAVAGDNPIVPDDTVLKHPFRTGDELLRLARDTGLSISALMLENEKAWRTEDEIRSGLLDIWRVMQACVARGMSREGILPGGLKVRRRAANTARLLRAEGNPEAHAMEWATLYAMAVNEENAAGGRVVTAPTNGAAGIIPAVLHYYMNFVPGGSSQEKEDGVVRFLLAAGAIGMLFKENASISGAEVGCQGEVGSACSMAAGALAEVLGGTPEQVENAAEIGMEHNLGLTCDPVGGLVQIPCIERNGMAAVKAVTAAKMAMRGDGSHKVSLDKVIKTMKETGADMSVKYKETARGGLAVNIIEC; encoded by the coding sequence GTGGCCATCTCGGTCTTCGACCTGTTCTCGATCGGCATCGGCCCGTCCAGCTCCCACACCGTCGGCCCGATGCGGGCGGCCCGGATGTTCGCCGCGCGCCTCAAGAACGAGGGCCTGATCGCGCACACCACGCGGATACGGGCCGAGCTGTACGGCTCGCTCGGCGCGACCGGCCACGGCCACGGCACCCCGAAGGCGGTGCTCCTCGGCCTCGAGGGCGACTCGCCGCGCACCGTCGACGTGGAGAGCGCCGACGCCCGCGTCGAGCAGATCAAGGAGTCGGGCCGCCTCAACGTGCTCGGCATGCACGAGATCGACTTCGCCTACGACGACGACCTGGTCCTGCACCGCCGCAAGGCGCTGCCGTACCACGCCAACGGCATGACGGTCTTCGCGTACGACGTCGACGGCGGGCTGCTCCTGGAGAAGACGTACTACTCGGTCGGTGGCGGCTTCGTCGTCGACGAAGATGCCGTGGCCGGCGACAACCCGATCGTGCCGGACGACACCGTCCTCAAGCACCCCTTCCGCACCGGCGACGAGCTGCTCCGCCTCGCGCGGGACACCGGTCTCTCGATCTCCGCGCTGATGCTGGAGAACGAGAAGGCCTGGCGCACCGAGGACGAGATCCGCTCCGGGCTCCTCGACATCTGGCGGGTCATGCAGGCCTGCGTGGCGCGCGGCATGTCCCGCGAGGGCATCCTGCCCGGCGGCCTCAAGGTGCGCCGCCGCGCCGCCAACACCGCCCGCCTGCTGCGCGCCGAGGGCAACCCCGAGGCGCACGCCATGGAGTGGGCGACGCTGTACGCGATGGCCGTCAACGAGGAGAACGCGGCGGGTGGCCGCGTCGTGACCGCGCCCACCAACGGCGCCGCCGGCATCATCCCCGCGGTCCTGCACTACTACATGAACTTCGTGCCCGGCGGGTCCTCCCAGGAGAAGGAGGACGGCGTCGTCCGCTTCCTGCTCGCGGCCGGCGCGATCGGCATGCTGTTCAAGGAGAACGCCTCGATCTCCGGCGCCGAGGTCGGCTGCCAGGGCGAGGTCGGCTCGGCCTGCTCGATGGCGGCGGGCGCCCTCGCCGAGGTGCTCGGCGGCACCCCCGAGCAGGTCGAGAACGCGGCGGAGATCGGCATGGAGCACAACCTGGGCCTGACCTGCGACCCGGTCGGCGGTCTGGTCCAGATCCCGTGCATCGAGCGCAACGGCATGGCCGCGGTGAAGGCCGTCACCGCCGCCAAGATGGCGATGCGCGGCGATGGCAGCCACAAGGTGTCCCTGGACAAGGTCATCAAGACGATGAAGGAGACGGGGGCGGACATGAGCGTCAAGTACAAGGAGACGGCCCGCGGCGGGCTCGCGGTGAACATCATCGAGTGCTGA